DNA sequence from the Longimicrobiales bacterium genome:
GGAGGAACCGGCCGCCGCAGAGCAGGAATCGGTCGAGGAGCCGTTCGTCGCCGCAGAGTCGGAATCGGCCGAGGAGCCGTTCGTCTTCGGGGAGGCCTCCGAGCCCGATGTGTCCCGGCCGTTCGGTGTACGGTCCGGCGATTCTGGGCTGCACCTGGACACGCTGCTGCCGCTGCCGCCGGAGGACGAGGTCGCGGAGGAGCAGCCCACGACGTGGTTCGAGCCGGCGGCGTCGCAGGATTCACTGGCCCACGAGCCGCCGCCGTTCCAGTTCGAGGAGCGCGCGGCCGCCCCTGCGGAACCGGTTGCCGAGCCGCTGCCGTTCGAGCTGGATGAGCCCGTGGCGGCAGAAGAGCCGGTCGCCGAGCCGCTGCCGTTCGACCTGGATGAGCCCGATACAGGCGCGGACGGGCCGGACGCCGAGCCGCTGCCCTTCGACTTCGAGCAGATCGGCACGGATCCCGGAGTGCCGGCGGCCGAGCCGCTGCCGTTCGACCTGGCTGCGCTGGGTGCCGATGTCGATGACGAACCCGGTGAGCCGCTCCCGTTCGAGCTGGCCGACGCCGAGGCCGCGCCGTGGGCGCAGCACGACGCCGGCGGTGAGGAACCGGCCCCGGTTGGAGAGCCCGACGACGGCATGCTGGAGCTGCACGAGGCGGAGGCGGTGAACGAGGCGCCCGAGCCGGCCATGGAGGGCTGGGACCCGACGATCGCGCTGGCCGACGTCGCGCCTGTTCCGCACACCCGGCCCGAGCCGAGGCTGCGCGTCGAGGGCGGAGCGCGCCCCGAGCCGCCTGCCGCCGAGCGGTCCAGGCCGCCCCAGGAGGAGGACGAGGACGAGGACCTCGAGATGTTCCGCTCGTGGCTGCAGAGCCTCAAGCGATGAGGATCGCCGTCGTTCACGGGCCGAACCTCAACCTGCTGGGGCAGCGCGAGCCGGAGCTTTACGGCACCGCCACCCTTGCGGAAATCGATGCCGAGTGCGTACGAGTGGGGGCGGAAGTGGGCCTGGAGGTCGAATCGTTCCAGGCCAACGCGGAAGGCGCGCTGATCGACTACATTCATGGCGCGGCGCCCCGCGTCGCAGCATTTGTGGTGAATGCGGGCGGCTACACGCATACCAGCGTGGCCCTGCTGGACGCGCTGGTCGGCGTCGGTCGCCCGTTCGTGGAAGTGCATTTGACGAACCTGAGTGCACGCGAGGAGTTCAGGCAGCGGTCGCTGCTGGCTCCACGTGCCTCCGGGATCATCCAGGGTTTCGGCCCGGCAGGCTACGCGCTCGCGATTCGCGGGCTGGCGGGCAGGCTGGGCCGGGCGGTGGCGCCGGAATCGGCGGCCGCCGCGCTGTAAGGAGCCGATCATGCCCGCGAAGAGCGGACAGAAGAAGAGCGCGGCCGCCAGCAACGGCCAGCCGCGTGAGGGGGGCAGCCAGGTCCAGCTCATGATGGACCTGGACTTCCTGAAGGGACTCATCGAGGCGGTCGATGACAGTGGCATCGACACGCTCGAGATCAACCGCGCGGGTACGCGCATCCGGATCTCGAAGACGCCGACTGCCACCGTTGCAGCGGTGCCCTCGGTTGTGCCGGCGGCTGCACCGCCCGTCGCGCTGCCCGCACCTGCCGGAGCACCTGCGGCGGCGCCGGCATCCGCTCAGTCCGCAGACCCGGTGGCGGCCGCCGCGCCGGCGGAAACGGCAGCGGCGTCGAACCTCACCGATATCACGTCCCCGATGGTCGGCACGTTCTACCGCGCGCCCGCACCGGAGGCACCGGCCTATGTCGAGGTCGGCAGCACCGTGCACAAGGGACAGACGCTCTGCATCCTCGAGGCGATGAAGCTCATGAACGAGCTCGAGAGCGAGGTCGACGGCGTCGTGCGCGAGATCCTCGTCGAGAACGCGGACCCGGTCGAGTACGGCCAGGTCCTGTTCCGCATCGAGCCGGCCTGATGCCGCCTCGGGCTGTCTGCACGCGGCGCGACGTCCCGGGACGCCGCGCCGCGCTTCACGTCCGCATACAACGAAATCAATGTTCCGCAAGGTTCTGATCGCCAACCGCGGCGAGATCGCGCTCCGCGTGATCCGCGCATGCCGCGAGATGGGCGTGCGCACCGTCGCCGTCTACAGTGAGGCCGACCGCGAGTCGCTGCACGTCCGGTTCGCCGATGAAGACGTCTGCATCGGCCCGCCCCCCGCGGCGGGCAGCTACCTCAACATTCCCCGCCTGATTGCGGCGGCCGAGGTCACCGGTGCCGATGCAATCCACCCCGGCTACGGATTCCTCGCCGAGAACGCCGAGTTCGCCGAGATCTGCGAGCGCAGCGACATCACGTTCATCGGGCCGTCGCCCGAGTCGATCCGGCTCATGGGCGACAAGGCGATGGCGCGCAAGACGATGATGGGCGTCGACGTGCCGACCGTGCCCGGCAGTGAAGGCGCGATCGAGGACCCCGACGAGGCGTTCGCCGTCGCCCGCGAGATCGGGTTCCCCGTCATCATCAAGGCTGCGGCCGGCGGCGGCGGCAAGGGCATGCGCGTCGCCAACTCGGAAGAGCAGTTCCTGCAGCTCTTCCAGATGGCGCAGAACGAAGCGCGCAGCGCGTTCGGCGACCCGTCGGTCTACCTCGAGAAGTACCTCGTCAAGCCGCGCCACATCGAGATCCAGCTCATCGGCGACCGCTACGGCCACATCGTGCATCTCGGTGAGCGCGAGTGCTCGCTGCAGCGGCGTCACCAGAAGCTGATCGAGGAAGCGCCGTCGGTCGCCGTCGACGAGGACCTGCGCGCGCGCATCGGCGAGGCGGCGGTGCGGGGCGCGGCCGCGATCGGGTATTACTCGGCGGGAACCGTGGAATTCCTGCTCGACGAGGACGGCAGCTTCTACTTCATGGAGATGAACACGCGCATCCAGGTCGAGCACCCGGTGACGGAGCTGGTGACCGGGATCGATCTCGTGAAGGAGCAGATCCGCGTCGCCGCCGGCGAGCACCTGTCGATCCCGTCACAGGACGCCGTCGAGTATCGCGGTCACTCGATCGAGTGCCGCATCAACGCCGAGGACCCCGCGCGCAACTTCGCACCGAGCCCCGGCGTCATCAGCATCTTTCATCCGCCGGGCGGGCCGGGCGTGCGCGTCGACTCGCACGCGTACGCAGGCTACCGCGTGCCGCCGAACTACGACTCGCTGATCGGCAAGCTGATCGTGCACGCGAACACCCGTGACGAGGCGATCGCCCGCATGCGCCTCGCGCTCGAGTCGCTCATCATCGAAGGCGTGCACACGACGACGCCGTTCCTGCTCGAGCTGATGGCCGACGAACACTTCGTGGAGGGCAACTTCGATACGAAGTTCGTGGAGCGGTGGATGGCGGAGCGGAAGGAAGCGGCGGTGGCTTGAGGCTCGGGCCGGCCGGGCCGTCGGGGCCGGCTGGGCCGTCGGCGTCACCGGCCAGCCCGGCCCGCCGTTCGCCCTGACGGCCCCGCCGGCCCAGCCGGCTCAGCCGGCCCGAGCCTCAAGCCGTTCGCCCTGACGGCCCAGCCGGCCCTGACGGCCCCGCCTCAAGCCGTTCGCCCTGCCGGCCCCGCCGGCCCCAACGGCCCGCCGTACGCCCCGACGGCCCAGCCGGCCCCTACGGCCCTGACGGCCCCCCCGGTCCCCCCGGCCCCTTCTCCCCCCTGACCCGCACCCTCACCCACTCGATCCGCCGTCCCTCCGTCGAGACGATCTCGAAACGCGCCTCCGGCGTTTCCACCACGTCGCCCTGCTTGCCCAGGCGGCCGAGGCGCTCGATCAGGTAGCCCGCGATCGTCGCGTGGTCGGACTCCGGCAACTCGAGATTCAGGCGGTCATTGACCTCGTAGATGCTGGTGCCGCCGGACAGTCGCCAGGAGCCGTCGGGCGCCCGGCGCATCGCTTCGAAGTCCGGGTCGTGCTCGTCGCGAATGTCGCCGATGATCTCCTCGAAGAGATCCTCCAGGGTGACGATGCCTGCCGTGCCGCCGTACTCGTCGATCACGACCGCCATGCTGATCCGGTCGCGGCGCATTTCGCGGATCAGGTCCTCGACGGGCTTGCTCTCGGGAACGAAACGCGGATGGCGCAGGATGGAGCGCAGCTCGGCGTCGGGTTCCTGGCGCGCACGCAGCAGATCGCTCACGGTGATGATGCCGACGATGTCGTCGATCGACTCCTCGTAGACCGGGTAGCGCCGGTGGCCGTGCCGGGTGAACAGCTCCAGCGCGCCGTCGAGACCGTCCTCGATGTCGAGTGCGATCACGCGCGTGCGTGGCGTCATCACCTCGTCCACGCGGACCTCGCTCAGGTTCATCACGTTGGTGACGACCTTCCACTCCTCCTCGTCGAGCGTTCCCTCACGGCGTCCGATCTCGGCCAGGATCTCGATCTCGGCGCGCGAGACGGTCGGACCCTTCTCACCCGACGGGGTGATCAGCCGGTTGAACCACGCCAGCGGGATAAGCACCGGCTTGAGCAGGATGATCAGCACGCGCAGCACGTAGGCGGCGGGCGGACCGAGCTGCTTCCAGAACGTCGCACCGATCGTTTTCGGCAGAATCTCCGACAGCACGAGAATGGCGAGCGTCAGCAGTGCGGAGAACAGTGCGATCCATGCGTCGCCGAACACGCGCAGCGCGAGCGCACCGCCAACGGAGGCGCTGACCGTGTGCGCAATCGTGTTCAGTGTCAGGATCGCAGCGATCGGCTCATCGATGTTCGCGCGCATGCGCGCGAGCAGATCGCCGCTCCGCTCCCCGCGCTCCTGGAGCAGCGCAACGTAGGAGTGCGTCATCGAGAGCAGCACCGCCTCCAGGATCGAGCACATGAAGGAGATGGCAAGGCCCAGCGTGATGACGAGGATGAGCGCGGTCAAATGTCCTCCGGGGTGACACGCCCGCCGGCGAGCAGCGTCTGCGGGGCTGGAGGGCAAGGTAGACACCACGAGGGTGGCTGCCAACCGGCGCCGCTTGTTCCGCGCCTCTTTTTTCCGCTATCTTTTCCGCCATGCTGACCGAATCCCAGCGACGACAGCTTCTCGGGCTGGCGATCCTCGCGCTCGCCCTGTTCGTCGGACTCAGCCTGATCCCCGTTTCGCTTTTCGGTGATGGCGCACGCGCGC
Encoded proteins:
- the accB gene encoding acetyl-CoA carboxylase biotin carboxyl carrier protein, yielding MPAKSGQKKSAAASNGQPREGGSQVQLMMDLDFLKGLIEAVDDSGIDTLEINRAGTRIRISKTPTATVAAVPSVVPAAAPPVALPAPAGAPAAAPASAQSADPVAAAAPAETAAASNLTDITSPMVGTFYRAPAPEAPAYVEVGSTVHKGQTLCILEAMKLMNELESEVDGVVREILVENADPVEYGQVLFRIEPA
- a CDS encoding hemolysin family protein, which translates into the protein MTALILVITLGLAISFMCSILEAVLLSMTHSYVALLQERGERSGDLLARMRANIDEPIAAILTLNTIAHTVSASVGGALALRVFGDAWIALFSALLTLAILVLSEILPKTIGATFWKQLGPPAAYVLRVLIILLKPVLIPLAWFNRLITPSGEKGPTVSRAEIEILAEIGRREGTLDEEEWKVVTNVMNLSEVRVDEVMTPRTRVIALDIEDGLDGALELFTRHGHRRYPVYEESIDDIVGIITVSDLLRARQEPDAELRSILRHPRFVPESKPVEDLIREMRRDRISMAVVIDEYGGTAGIVTLEDLFEEIIGDIRDEHDPDFEAMRRAPDGSWRLSGGTSIYEVNDRLNLELPESDHATIAGYLIERLGRLGKQGDVVETPEARFEIVSTEGRRIEWVRVRVRGEKGPGGPGGPSGP
- the accC gene encoding acetyl-CoA carboxylase biotin carboxylase subunit, yielding MFRKVLIANRGEIALRVIRACREMGVRTVAVYSEADRESLHVRFADEDVCIGPPPAAGSYLNIPRLIAAAEVTGADAIHPGYGFLAENAEFAEICERSDITFIGPSPESIRLMGDKAMARKTMMGVDVPTVPGSEGAIEDPDEAFAVAREIGFPVIIKAAAGGGGKGMRVANSEEQFLQLFQMAQNEARSAFGDPSVYLEKYLVKPRHIEIQLIGDRYGHIVHLGERECSLQRRHQKLIEEAPSVAVDEDLRARIGEAAVRGAAAIGYYSAGTVEFLLDEDGSFYFMEMNTRIQVEHPVTELVTGIDLVKEQIRVAAGEHLSIPSQDAVEYRGHSIECRINAEDPARNFAPSPGVISIFHPPGGPGVRVDSHAYAGYRVPPNYDSLIGKLIVHANTRDEAIARMRLALESLIIEGVHTTTPFLLELMADEHFVEGNFDTKFVERWMAERKEAAVA
- the aroQ gene encoding type II 3-dehydroquinate dehydratase gives rise to the protein MRIAVVHGPNLNLLGQREPELYGTATLAEIDAECVRVGAEVGLEVESFQANAEGALIDYIHGAAPRVAAFVVNAGGYTHTSVALLDALVGVGRPFVEVHLTNLSAREEFRQRSLLAPRASGIIQGFGPAGYALAIRGLAGRLGRAVAPESAAAAL